A stretch of the Thiomicrorhabdus indica genome encodes the following:
- the lptC gene encoding LPS export ABC transporter periplasmic protein LptC: MHLSISNRSFKGILLPLLFASIALWASTWLTTDNDSETNNQESNLQGLEWKAEKTTLWSIQTGGKQTLLNATNIQSEQKSSLIELTKLSVTHFHNSQISYGNADQGILIDSQLLSLVGDVTLEQKQPQPLKINTQKLDIDLNNGSAQTDLVVKILQSEITTTATGMQLNSETGILELQNAVHSIYTPSEQITKSKP; this comes from the coding sequence ATGCACCTGTCTATCTCCAATCGTTCATTCAAAGGTATTTTATTACCATTACTCTTTGCGAGTATTGCCCTATGGGCAAGTACTTGGCTCACAACAGACAATGATTCAGAAACAAACAATCAAGAGTCCAATTTACAAGGGTTGGAGTGGAAAGCAGAAAAGACAACGCTTTGGTCAATTCAAACAGGTGGCAAACAAACTCTGCTTAATGCCACCAATATACAATCTGAGCAAAAATCCTCTCTCATTGAATTAACTAAACTTTCCGTCACCCATTTTCACAACAGTCAAATCAGCTATGGCAATGCGGACCAAGGTATATTAATTGACTCCCAACTCCTCTCTCTTGTTGGCGACGTTACCCTTGAACAAAAACAGCCACAACCTCTAAAAATAAACACCCAAAAACTTGATATAGACTTAAATAATGGCTCAGCCCAAACTGACTTAGTGGTAAAAATACTGCAATCAGAAATCACAACAACAGCAACAGGTATGCAACTTAACTCTGAAACAGGAATCCTTGAACTTCAAAACGCTGTTCATTCAATCTACACCCCCTCTGAACAAATCACAAAAAGCAAACCTTAA
- the lptB gene encoding LPS export ABC transporter ATP-binding protein, with translation MARFYARNLAKSYKKRHVVTNVDIDVESGQVIGLLGPNGAGKTTTFYMMTGLVSNDHGRIYLDDKEITHLAIHERAKLGLGYLPQEASVFRKLTVQDNIKAILEMRTELTRDRRHAIFEQLIDDLQIGHILEQFGQALSGGERRRVEIARALAMEPKFILLDEPFAGVDPISVKDIQSIILHLKERNIGVLITDHNVRETLGVCDKAYILHAGTILAWGPPEAILQHQDVRRVYLGDDFK, from the coding sequence ATGGCCCGTTTTTACGCACGCAATCTTGCTAAAAGCTACAAAAAACGACACGTTGTGACCAATGTCGACATTGATGTTGAAAGCGGCCAAGTCATTGGCTTACTTGGCCCAAACGGAGCAGGGAAAACCACAACTTTTTACATGATGACTGGGTTAGTAAGCAATGACCACGGAAGAATTTATTTAGATGACAAAGAAATCACTCATCTAGCTATTCATGAACGCGCTAAGCTTGGTTTAGGCTACCTTCCTCAAGAAGCCTCTGTATTTCGAAAACTCACTGTCCAAGATAATATTAAAGCCATCTTAGAAATGCGTACCGAACTCACACGAGACCGAAGACACGCCATTTTTGAGCAACTCATTGATGATTTACAAATTGGCCATATCCTTGAGCAATTTGGACAAGCCCTATCTGGTGGTGAAAGACGTCGTGTCGAAATTGCACGCGCTCTAGCCATGGAACCTAAGTTTATTCTACTTGATGAACCTTTCGCAGGTGTAGATCCAATCTCGGTCAAAGATATTCAATCCATTATCCTACATCTTAAAGAGCGAAATATCGGCGTCTTAATTACCGACCACAACGTTCGGGAAACCCTAGGAGTTTGTGATAAAGCTTATATTCTTCATGCAGGGACGATCCTAGCTTGGGGACCGCCAGAGGCCATTCTGCAACATCAAGATGTTCGCCGCGTTTACTTAGGCGACGATTTCAAATAA
- the lptA gene encoding lipopolysaccharide transport periplasmic protein LptA, which translates to MIKPIQLLFPSLKLRRSVFSLYAISLFFCFSSSSTLANTNDTQQPVEITANKLVSNEKLGVSEYQGDVQITQGSFKLTGNKVKISHPDNQLENIFATGKPATFKQFNAQENAWINGQADEIFYNAAKKTVKLTGNAAVQQENKHQIKGNSLIYDMTLQTLQGSGSEKQRIEVILQPNQTTNSGSKSN; encoded by the coding sequence GTGATTAAGCCTATCCAACTTTTATTCCCAAGTCTCAAATTACGTCGTAGCGTTTTTTCACTCTATGCCATCAGCCTATTTTTCTGCTTTTCGTCATCCAGCACCCTTGCCAATACCAACGATACTCAACAGCCGGTTGAAATTACCGCAAACAAATTAGTCTCCAATGAAAAACTGGGAGTCAGCGAATATCAAGGTGACGTTCAAATTACCCAAGGGAGCTTTAAACTCACTGGAAATAAAGTCAAAATATCTCACCCAGACAATCAACTCGAAAACATCTTTGCCACAGGCAAACCGGCAACCTTTAAGCAATTCAATGCCCAAGAAAACGCATGGATTAATGGTCAAGCAGATGAGATTTTTTATAACGCCGCAAAAAAAACCGTTAAATTAACCGGTAACGCGGCTGTTCAACAAGAAAACAAACATCAAATTAAAGGGAATAGTTTAATTTACGATATGACCTTACAAACACTGCAAGGATCAGGCTCTGAAAAACAACGAATTGAAGTCATTTTGCAACCGAACCAAACTACCAACAGCGGCTCAAAGAGTAACTAA